One genomic window of Marinobacter adhaerens HP15 includes the following:
- the arsB gene encoding ACR3 family arsenite efflux transporter encodes MSTNTEITRAEDADGGMDLFGKFLSVWVALAIIAGVALGQLAPVVPETLSRFEYAQVSIPIAILIWAMIFPMMAQIDFSAVVGVRKEPKGLAITTIVNWLIKPFTMFAIAWFFLMVVFEPWIAPGLASEYLAGAILLGAAPCTAMVFVWSYLTKGDAAYTLVQVSLNDIIMLFAFAPIVVFLLGISDIQVPWDTVLLSVVLYIVIPLAAGYLTRRALISRHGQQWYDDVFMKRLSPVTPAALIVTLVLLFAFQGEVILNNPLHIALIAVPLIVQTFLIFFLAYGWARLWKVRHCIAAPGAMIGASNFFELAVAAAIALFGLQSGAALATVVGVLVEVPLMLVLVRIANKTRDRFPA; translated from the coding sequence ATGAGCACCAACACAGAAATAACCCGGGCTGAAGACGCCGACGGCGGCATGGATTTGTTCGGCAAGTTCCTGTCGGTATGGGTGGCCCTGGCCATCATCGCCGGCGTGGCGCTCGGTCAGCTCGCACCAGTGGTACCCGAAACCCTGTCCCGTTTCGAGTACGCGCAGGTCTCCATCCCCATCGCCATTCTGATCTGGGCAATGATTTTCCCGATGATGGCGCAGATTGATTTCAGTGCAGTGGTCGGCGTCAGAAAAGAACCGAAAGGCCTGGCGATCACCACCATCGTCAACTGGCTGATCAAGCCTTTCACCATGTTTGCCATTGCCTGGTTTTTTCTGATGGTGGTGTTCGAGCCATGGATCGCTCCGGGACTGGCCAGCGAATACCTGGCTGGCGCAATCCTGCTAGGCGCGGCGCCCTGCACCGCCATGGTGTTCGTCTGGAGTTACCTGACGAAAGGCGATGCCGCCTACACCCTGGTCCAGGTATCTCTCAACGACATCATCATGCTGTTCGCCTTCGCGCCAATTGTTGTTTTCCTGCTGGGCATTTCGGACATACAGGTGCCCTGGGATACCGTGCTGCTGTCCGTAGTCCTGTACATCGTGATTCCGCTAGCGGCCGGGTACCTGACCCGCCGCGCCCTGATCTCGCGGCACGGTCAGCAATGGTACGACGACGTTTTCATGAAGCGCCTCAGCCCGGTCACCCCGGCGGCGCTGATCGTCACTCTGGTGTTGCTGTTCGCCTTCCAGGGTGAAGTGATCCTGAACAATCCCCTGCACATTGCACTGATCGCCGTGCCGCTGATTGTTCAGACTTTCCTGATTTTCTTCCTGGCCTACGGCTGGGCGAGGCTGTGGAAAGTCCGCCATTGCATCGCGGCGCCAGGCGCCATGATTGGTGCCAGCAACTTCTTCGAACTGGCCGTGGCCGCCGCCATCGCACTGTTCGGCCTGCAATCCGGCGCAGCGCTGGCAACCGTCGTCGGGGTTTTGGTGGAGGTACCTCTGATGCTGGTGCTCGTTCGCATCGCCAACAAGACCCGGGATAGGTTCCCGGCATAA
- a CDS encoding undecaprenyl-diphosphate phosphatase → MDVFQALFLGLLQGLTEFLPISSSAHLILTPALFGWTDQGVGFDLSVHVGTLLAVVLYFRRDVFGIARDGMISVSRRKIVGQGALAWYLVIGTIPAGLAGLALLDMIDNELRAVEVIFFTTLFFGLLLGLADWLPKRQRTLDKLNWKDAVLVGIAQAMALVPGTSRSGVTITAGLFLGMTRETASRFSFLLAIPIIVLASAVKLLEVATSDVIVDWSGFLIGGVTSFLMAITAIHFFLKWLNKVGMWPYVIYRIVLAGVIYAVLM, encoded by the coding sequence ATGGACGTTTTCCAGGCCCTTTTCCTTGGCCTTCTCCAGGGACTGACCGAATTCCTACCCATCTCCAGCTCCGCTCACCTGATCCTCACCCCGGCGCTGTTCGGCTGGACCGATCAGGGCGTAGGCTTCGACCTGTCGGTGCACGTCGGGACCTTGCTGGCGGTTGTGCTCTATTTCCGGAGGGATGTTTTTGGTATTGCCCGGGACGGAATGATTTCCGTCAGCCGCCGCAAAATCGTTGGCCAGGGCGCCCTGGCCTGGTACCTCGTCATCGGCACCATCCCTGCGGGCCTGGCCGGCCTGGCGTTGCTCGATATGATCGACAACGAACTGCGGGCGGTGGAAGTCATCTTCTTCACCACCCTGTTCTTCGGCCTGCTGCTCGGTCTCGCCGACTGGCTGCCCAAACGTCAGCGCACGCTCGACAAACTGAACTGGAAAGACGCCGTCCTGGTAGGCATTGCCCAGGCCATGGCTTTGGTCCCCGGGACGTCTCGCTCTGGCGTTACCATCACCGCCGGTCTGTTCCTGGGCATGACCCGCGAAACCGCCTCCAGGTTCTCATTCCTGTTGGCAATCCCGATCATCGTGCTGGCATCGGCAGTGAAACTGCTGGAAGTGGCAACTTCGGATGTGATCGTCGACTGGAGTGGTTTTCTGATTGGCGGAGTGACCTCATTCCTGATGGCCATTACCGCAATCCACTTCTTCCTGAAGTGGCTCAACAAGGTAGGCATGTGGCCGTACGTTATCTATCGGATTGTTCTGGCGGGCGTGATTTACGCAGTTCTTATGTAA